From one Perca flavescens isolate YP-PL-M2 chromosome 4, PFLA_1.0, whole genome shotgun sequence genomic stretch:
- the apobec2a gene encoding C->U-editing enzyme APOBEC-2a gives MADKSRTPMRRKEKEEKEKESAEKTKDVKKVKNQGAQGEGAAHNGEGPPAEAAAGNGAAANGQNGDFQVEPMELPPFEIIKGDRIDPFSYKFQFKNVEYSSGRNKTFLCYLLDNGTADGLLRGCLEDEHAGLHAEEAFFTQWLPNYDPALKYTVTWYVSSSPCSACAAKIAEVLKANKNVRLSIFAARLFEWEEPEIQAGLKALHAAGCKLRVMKPLDFSYTWDTFVEHEDEPLNLWEDCKDNYEYYHEKLADILQ, from the exons ATGGCTGACAAAAGTCGTACACCaatgagaagaaaagagaaagaagaaaaagaaaaagagtcgGCTGAAAAGACCAAGGATGTAAAGAAAGTGAAGAATCAAGGAGCGCAAGGAGAAGGGGCAGCGCATAATGGAGAGGGCCCGCCAGCTGAGGCGGCAGCTGGCAATGGTGCAGCAGCCAACGGTCAGAATGGAGATTTTCAGGTTGAGCCAATGGAATTACCTCCATTTGAAATCATCAAAGG GGACCGGATTGATCCTTTTTCCTATAAGTTCCAGTTCAAGAACGTGGAATACTCCTCGGGCCGCAACAAGACCTTTCTGTGTTACCTGTTGGATAACGGGACAGCCGATGGGCTACTAAGGGGCTGTCTGGAGGATGAGCACGCTGGGCTTCATGCTGAGGAGGCCTTCTTCACACAGTGGCTGCCAAACTATGACCCTGCACTCAAATACACAGTCACCTG GTATGTGTCTTCCAGTCCATGCTCTGCTTGTGCTGCAAAGATAGCTGAAGTGTTGAAGGCCAATAAAAACGTCAGGCTGAGCATCTTTGCCGCTCGGCTGTTTGAGTGGGAGGAACCAGAGATCCAGGCCGGACTCAAGGCCTTGCACGCTGCTGGATGTAAGCTAAGGGTGATGAAGCCTCTGGACTTCTCCTACACCTGGGACACATTTGTGGAGCACGAGGATGAACCTCTGAACCTGTGGGAGGACTGCAAAGATAACTATGAGTATTATCATGAGAAGCTGGCTGACATTCTACAGTGA